A window of the Brachybacterium sacelli genome harbors these coding sequences:
- the ruvX gene encoding Holliday junction resolvase RuvX, whose protein sequence is MSDADGMPDAAGLPRGVRLGVDVGDVRVGLARSDLDGLIATPVETLAREHATRRVLQEALEAGARAIMVGLPRSLNGSEGPAAAKARDFSAELVTMLARTAEDIEVRLLDERLTTVTAHQALHTSGRKGRKHRQVVDQVAAVMILQQALDIERSTGARAGEPVDPAPGTTAANDEEDAG, encoded by the coding sequence ATGAGCGATGCCGACGGCATGCCGGACGCCGCCGGCCTCCCGCGCGGCGTCCGGCTCGGCGTCGACGTCGGCGACGTCCGCGTCGGGCTGGCGCGCAGCGACCTCGACGGGCTGATCGCGACCCCGGTCGAGACCCTCGCCCGGGAGCACGCGACGCGCCGCGTCCTTCAGGAGGCGCTCGAGGCCGGGGCCCGTGCCATCATGGTGGGGCTCCCGCGCTCCCTGAACGGGTCCGAGGGCCCGGCGGCCGCCAAGGCGCGGGACTTCTCCGCCGAGCTCGTCACGATGTTGGCACGAACCGCCGAGGACATCGAGGTCCGCCTGCTCGACGAACGGCTGACCACGGTGACCGCCCATCAGGCCCTGCACACCTCGGGCCGCAAGGGACGCAAGCACCGGCAGGTCGTCGATCAGGTCGCCGCCGTGATGATCCTCCAGCAGGCGCTGGACATCGAGCGGTCCACGGGAGCGCGCGCCGGAGAGCCGGTCGACCCCGCCCCCGGGACGACCGCCGCGAACGACGAGGAGGACGCCGGATGA
- the mltG gene encoding endolytic transglycosylase MltG: MSDEDDLSFEELAENQSAESSKHHGRRRSPRRRPGFFRSMLPFVLVVAVVLGLGVGGVQGYRWLTSNVSVEQEATDYPGPGSGEATVEVASGDTGTDIASTLVQEGVIKSTGPFVNIFANTPDASGIEPGVYRLKQEMTSADALNALMDPENLAGHRVIVPEGLRLTQIWPLLSEASGIPVEDFEEAAKDYTAYGVPENSAESLEGYLWPGRYDIPEGATAEEVIQKMWDRMEKQLTDRGIPEDEWHETLTIASLAELEVRESKDYGKVIRTIHNRLEGAGEAGGTPMPLQFDSTIHYITGKAASVGTTDEERHSENPYNTYLNTGLPPGPIASPGGATLDASIDPPKGDWLYFVTVNTDTGETKFASTWAEHEENVAEWQAWAQEKG, from the coding sequence ATGAGCGACGAGGACGATCTGTCCTTCGAGGAACTCGCGGAGAACCAGTCCGCCGAGTCCTCGAAGCACCACGGTCGTCGTCGGTCCCCTCGCAGGCGCCCCGGATTCTTCCGCTCGATGCTTCCGTTCGTGCTGGTCGTCGCCGTGGTCCTCGGGCTCGGCGTCGGAGGCGTCCAGGGATACCGCTGGCTCACCTCGAACGTCAGCGTCGAGCAGGAGGCCACGGACTACCCCGGTCCCGGTTCCGGCGAGGCCACCGTCGAGGTGGCCTCCGGCGACACCGGCACCGACATCGCCTCCACCCTGGTCCAGGAGGGCGTCATCAAGTCCACCGGGCCGTTCGTGAACATCTTCGCCAACACGCCCGACGCCTCCGGCATCGAACCGGGCGTCTACCGCCTCAAGCAGGAGATGACCTCCGCCGACGCGCTCAACGCCCTGATGGACCCCGAGAACCTCGCCGGTCACCGGGTGATCGTCCCCGAAGGCCTGCGCCTGACCCAGATCTGGCCGCTGCTGTCCGAGGCCAGCGGGATCCCGGTCGAGGACTTCGAGGAGGCCGCGAAGGACTACACCGCCTACGGCGTCCCGGAGAACTCCGCGGAGAGCCTCGAGGGATACCTGTGGCCCGGCCGCTATGACATCCCCGAGGGCGCCACCGCCGAGGAGGTCATCCAGAAGATGTGGGACCGGATGGAGAAGCAGCTGACGGACCGGGGCATCCCGGAGGACGAGTGGCACGAGACCCTCACGATCGCCTCCCTCGCCGAGCTCGAGGTCCGCGAGAGCAAGGACTACGGCAAGGTGATCCGCACCATCCACAACCGTCTGGAGGGCGCCGGGGAGGCGGGCGGCACGCCGATGCCGTTGCAGTTCGACTCGACCATCCACTACATCACCGGGAAGGCTGCCAGCGTCGGGACCACCGACGAGGAGCGGCACTCGGAGAACCCGTACAACACCTACCTCAACACGGGTCTGCCGCCGGGCCCGATCGCATCCCCGGGCGGTGCGACGCTCGATGCGAGCATCGACCCGCCGAAGGGCGACTGGCTCTACTTCGTCACCGTCAACACCGACACCGGCGAGACGAAGTTCGCCTCCACCTGGGCCGAGCACGAGGAGAACGTCGCGGAGTGGCAGGCCTGGGCCCAGGAGAAGGGGTGA
- a CDS encoding shikimate dehydrogenase, which translates to MSSDTARFAVVGSPVAHSLSPVLHRTAYAELGIDHAAYDRFDVPAGELAGFLAAGPGRELAGLSVTMPGKPEAFALAAETDETSRALGIANTLIRRTDGRWRAENHDVHGIVASLRDHGAHRPVTGGVLGSGATAASAVAALLELGTEEIVLSARSPHKLAPLEELSSRAGVRTRRVPWESSRELLTADVLISALAAEGAQALAADWGTVTDRSVPSQFLDVLYDPWPAPLAALVAARGGEVADGLEMLAHQAGQQVRSMLGVPSAPVREMLAAARSELAGRGRGPTPSRHPDPLSRSVKR; encoded by the coding sequence ATGAGCTCGGACACAGCCCGGTTCGCGGTCGTCGGCTCCCCGGTGGCCCACTCCCTCTCGCCCGTGCTGCACCGCACGGCATACGCGGAGCTCGGCATCGACCATGCCGCCTACGACCGCTTCGACGTGCCCGCCGGCGAGCTGGCCGGCTTCCTGGCGGCCGGCCCGGGCCGCGAGCTCGCGGGCCTCAGCGTGACCATGCCCGGCAAGCCGGAGGCCTTCGCCCTGGCCGCCGAGACGGACGAGACCTCCCGGGCACTCGGGATCGCCAACACTCTGATCCGCCGGACCGATGGCCGCTGGCGCGCCGAGAACCACGACGTGCACGGGATCGTGGCCTCACTGCGCGATCACGGGGCCCACCGCCCTGTCACCGGCGGTGTGCTCGGCTCCGGTGCCACCGCGGCCAGTGCGGTCGCCGCGCTGCTCGAGCTCGGGACCGAGGAGATCGTGCTGTCGGCCCGCAGCCCCCACAAGCTCGCTCCGCTCGAGGAGCTCTCGTCGCGGGCCGGGGTGCGCACGCGCCGGGTGCCCTGGGAGTCCAGCCGGGAACTGCTCACGGCCGACGTGCTGATCAGCGCGCTGGCCGCTGAGGGCGCTCAGGCCCTCGCGGCAGACTGGGGCACCGTGACGGACCGCTCGGTCCCCTCCCAGTTCCTGGACGTCCTCTACGATCCCTGGCCGGCGCCGCTGGCCGCCCTCGTCGCCGCCCGGGGCGGTGAGGTCGCCGACGGTCTCGAGATGCTCGCCCACCAGGCGGGCCAGCAGGTCCGCTCCATGCTCGGCGTCCCCTCCGCCCCGGTCCGGGAGATGCTCGCGGCCGCCCGGTCCGAGCTCGCCGGGCGAGGGCGCGGGCCGACCCCGTCCCGGCACCCGGATCCCTTGTCCCGCTCGGTAAAGCGGTAG
- a CDS encoding MFS transporter — protein sequence MRPRRDAEPTAVTRPSERTPPWRYALGMFGTSIPINLIKGSIVLLYVDILGMDVRAYAVVMTLYAVIDALDNPLLGFLSDRTRTRFGRRRPWLLLGTPLLAASMIALFTPPSWLDGSGLVIWFAVFAILSELFDSMLNANYGALLPELFPRERSRAVANALRQGFQLLALIISLALTPVLTTSVFGNEETTGGFTVTAVLYGVLAVVVLLVMTLGVHENPTYGHEERPRFLPAALQILRNGLFWSVGLTGACYGIALAIVLAGIQLYVRYTLGLSVAHAFVLQGEVIIVAAAGLAVWSRVIARIGALRAWRTAFLVLAAAFALMFFANSLLTALGAGVVLGLGWAGMMATQDLVVARVLDADAARHGTHREGLFLSAFGVFGRLNGAVTGVALASLGVLFGYNSGDDPGTRTDDAFRVYLCVYPFVLVALGAIASRFIHVPPAQPREGRDRAAVAE from the coding sequence GTGAGGCCGAGGCGCGACGCCGAGCCGACGGCGGTGACGCGCCCGTCCGAGCGCACCCCTCCCTGGCGCTACGCGCTGGGCATGTTCGGCACCTCGATCCCGATCAACCTCATCAAGGGGTCGATCGTGCTGCTCTATGTCGACATCCTCGGCATGGACGTGCGCGCCTACGCCGTGGTGATGACCCTCTACGCGGTCATCGACGCCCTCGACAACCCGCTGCTGGGGTTCCTCTCGGACCGCACCCGCACCCGGTTCGGGAGACGACGCCCCTGGTTGCTGCTGGGCACGCCGCTGCTCGCGGCGAGCATGATCGCGCTGTTCACCCCGCCCTCCTGGCTCGACGGGAGCGGCCTGGTGATCTGGTTCGCGGTGTTCGCGATCCTCAGCGAGCTGTTCGATTCGATGCTGAACGCCAACTACGGGGCGCTGCTGCCGGAGCTGTTCCCGCGCGAGCGTTCCCGGGCGGTGGCCAATGCTCTGCGCCAGGGGTTCCAGCTCCTGGCCCTGATCATCTCCCTCGCCCTCACGCCGGTCCTGACCACCAGCGTCTTCGGCAACGAGGAGACCACCGGCGGGTTCACGGTGACCGCTGTCCTCTACGGCGTCCTCGCCGTCGTCGTCCTGCTGGTGATGACGCTCGGGGTGCACGAGAACCCCACCTACGGGCACGAGGAGCGTCCACGCTTCCTGCCGGCCGCTCTGCAGATCCTCCGCAACGGCCTGTTCTGGTCCGTGGGCCTCACCGGTGCCTGCTACGGCATCGCACTGGCGATCGTGCTGGCCGGTATCCAGCTGTATGTCCGGTACACGCTGGGACTCAGCGTCGCCCACGCCTTCGTCCTCCAGGGCGAGGTCATCATCGTCGCCGCGGCGGGACTCGCCGTCTGGTCGCGGGTGATCGCGCGGATCGGCGCCCTGCGGGCATGGCGCACGGCGTTCCTCGTGCTCGCGGCGGCCTTCGCCCTGATGTTCTTCGCGAACTCGCTGCTCACCGCCCTCGGCGCCGGAGTGGTGCTGGGTCTGGGCTGGGCCGGCATGATGGCCACCCAGGACCTGGTGGTCGCCCGGGTACTCGATGCGGACGCGGCCCGGCACGGGACACACCGGGAGGGGCTGTTCCTCTCCGCTTTCGGGGTCTTCGGGCGTCTGAACGGCGCGGTCACCGGTGTGGCTCTGGCCTCGCTGGGAGTCCTCTTCGGCTACAACTCCGGGGACGATCCGGGCACCCGGACCGATGACGCCTTCCGTGTGTATCTGTGTGTCTATCCCTTCGTGCTCGTGGCACTCGGCGCGATCGCCTCGCGGTTCATCCACGTCCCACCCGCGCAGCCCCGGGAAGGCCGGGACCGCGCAGCGGTCGCTGAGTAG
- a CDS encoding tRNA (cytidine(34)-2'-O)-methyltransferase, whose amino-acid sequence MVHVFLHEPAIAGNTGNAIRLAAVTGARLHLVEPFGFDLEDAKLRRAGLDYHDLADVSIHPDLDEGLAAVPSARVFAFTAHTDVRFDQVEYTREDVLLFGTEPTGLPADVLEHPRVTSLVRIPMLPARRSLNLANSVAIAVYEAWRQLGYDGTGA is encoded by the coding sequence ATGGTCCACGTCTTCCTCCACGAGCCCGCCATCGCGGGCAACACGGGCAACGCCATCCGGCTGGCGGCCGTCACCGGAGCCCGGCTCCACCTCGTCGAGCCCTTCGGCTTCGACCTCGAGGACGCGAAGCTGCGTCGAGCCGGACTGGACTACCACGACCTGGCCGACGTGAGCATCCACCCCGACCTGGACGAGGGCCTCGCCGCGGTCCCCTCCGCACGCGTGTTCGCCTTCACCGCACACACCGATGTGCGCTTCGACCAGGTCGAGTACACCCGCGAGGACGTGCTGCTGTTCGGGACCGAACCCACCGGGCTTCCCGCCGACGTCCTGGAGCACCCCCGGGTCACCTCCCTCGTGCGGATCCCCATGCTCCCCGCGCGCCGATCGCTGAACCTCGCCAACTCCGTCGCGATCGCGGTCTACGAGGCCTGGCGACAACTGGGCTACGACGGGACCGGCGCGTGA
- a CDS encoding TrmH family RNA methyltransferase yields MSSRTPSRHALPTRIQRRNGLFQQWQALLTNRTKRTRTGEMVIQGVRPITQAIAHGVEIRALLSDGRERPSQWARELLQAPPAPVVQLAPELMAELGERVDGTPELLALAAVPSDDLAALSPSPSALLVAFDRPTGPGNIGSLARTVDALGGEGLVITGHSADPWDPAAIRASTGSIFAVPVLRRPSHQDVMDWVAGRRALGEPWTVLGLDEAGGFELAEVDLTGPVLLVVGNETAGMSTQWREACDVVAEIPMGGSASSLNASVAGSIALYEARRQRGRARA; encoded by the coding sequence GTGAGCTCCCGCACCCCGTCCCGTCACGCCCTGCCGACCCGGATCCAACGCCGCAACGGGCTCTTCCAGCAATGGCAGGCCCTGCTGACCAACCGGACCAAACGCACCCGCACCGGTGAGATGGTGATCCAGGGGGTGCGGCCCATCACCCAGGCCATCGCCCACGGTGTCGAGATCCGCGCCCTGCTCAGCGACGGCCGGGAGCGTCCCTCGCAATGGGCGCGCGAGCTGCTCCAGGCCCCGCCGGCACCGGTCGTGCAGCTGGCCCCCGAGCTGATGGCCGAGCTGGGGGAGCGGGTAGACGGCACCCCGGAGCTGCTGGCCCTGGCCGCCGTCCCCTCCGACGACCTCGCAGCCCTCTCCCCGTCGCCCTCCGCGCTCCTGGTCGCCTTCGACCGCCCCACGGGCCCGGGCAACATCGGGTCCCTGGCCCGCACCGTCGACGCGCTGGGCGGCGAGGGGCTCGTGATCACCGGGCACAGCGCGGACCCCTGGGACCCCGCCGCGATCCGGGCCAGCACCGGCTCGATCTTCGCCGTCCCCGTCCTGCGCCGCCCCTCCCACCAGGACGTCATGGACTGGGTCGCCGGTCGTCGCGCGCTCGGGGAGCCCTGGACCGTGCTCGGCCTCGACGAGGCCGGGGGCTTCGAGCTGGCCGAGGTGGACCTCACCGGCCCGGTGCTGCTCGTGGTCGGCAACGAGACGGCCGGTATGAGCACGCAGTGGCGGGAGGCCTGCGACGTCGTCGCCGAGATCCCGATGGGTGGCAGCGCCTCGTCGCTGAACGCGTCGGTGGCGGGCTCGATCGCCCTCTACGAGGCACGGCGCCAGCGAGGCCGGGCTCGCGCCTGA
- a CDS encoding DUF5703 family protein, whose translation MPGAHQSLVARIEHVRDPRQVRDLPLESGRAAEDYEFQIITVPRSSSVGQVRAALTDQAEYGRWEHARTRIYLGGGKKVWLRRRIIRVESTLGQPPTL comes from the coding sequence TTGCCCGGAGCCCACCAGAGCCTGGTCGCTCGCATCGAGCACGTGCGGGACCCGCGTCAGGTCCGGGACCTCCCGCTGGAGTCGGGGCGCGCCGCCGAGGACTACGAGTTCCAGATCATCACGGTTCCGCGCAGCAGCTCGGTGGGCCAGGTGCGCGCCGCCCTGACGGACCAGGCCGAGTACGGTCGCTGGGAGCACGCCCGCACCCGCATCTACCTCGGCGGTGGCAAGAAGGTGTGGTTGCGCCGGCGGATCATCCGTGTGGAGTCGACGCTCGGGCAGCCGCCGACGCTCTGA
- a CDS encoding DNA primase, which produces MNTDPRSALAALIAALERHYEAAAASRGDDDPALDAATEQLTTAFDTYDDSLFDAYDIATPLIVFDGEDDEEDDDFDDLDDFEDDEDDYGSDDDDRYDDESDEDDDDER; this is translated from the coding sequence ATGAACACGGATCCTCGCTCCGCTCTCGCTGCGCTGATCGCTGCCCTCGAACGTCACTACGAGGCGGCCGCCGCCTCCCGCGGTGACGACGATCCCGCCCTGGACGCCGCCACCGAGCAGCTCACCACGGCCTTCGACACCTACGACGACTCGCTCTTCGACGCGTACGACATCGCCACGCCGCTCATCGTCTTCGATGGTGAGGACGACGAGGAGGACGACGACTTCGACGACCTCGACGACTTCGAGGACGACGAGGACGACTACGGCTCGGACGACGATGACCGGTACGACGACGAGAGCGACGAGGATGACGACGACGAGCGCTGA
- a CDS encoding undecaprenyl-diphosphate phosphatase has product MSFIEAIVLGIVQGLTEFLPISSSAHVRVVGELMNPGQDPGAAFTAIIQLGTETAVLIYFWKDITRIIGRWFKALAGKIPHSDPDVRMGWLVIIGSIPIGVLGLLFEEQIDYGLRNLYITATMLIVFGLLLGLADRVAPQRKELTDLSVRDGILFGLAQALALIPGVSRSGGTITAGLLMGYSRKAAARYAFLLAVPAVFASGLYKAAQEVPALLSTDGRAAAAAAGEPSLLAMILATLVAFGVGFAVIVWFMRVIENHSYLMFVAYRVVAGLVLLGLLWFGAVDPLGGA; this is encoded by the coding sequence ATGTCGTTCATCGAGGCGATCGTCCTGGGCATCGTCCAGGGTCTGACCGAGTTCCTCCCGATCTCCTCGAGCGCCCACGTGCGCGTGGTGGGCGAGCTGATGAACCCCGGCCAGGATCCGGGCGCCGCCTTCACGGCCATCATCCAGCTCGGCACCGAGACCGCGGTGCTGATCTACTTCTGGAAGGACATCACCCGGATCATCGGGCGCTGGTTCAAGGCTCTGGCCGGGAAGATCCCCCACTCCGACCCGGACGTGCGTATGGGCTGGCTGGTGATCATCGGCTCGATCCCGATCGGGGTGCTGGGGCTGTTGTTCGAGGAGCAGATCGACTACGGCCTGCGCAACCTCTACATCACCGCCACCATGTTGATCGTCTTCGGTCTCCTGCTGGGGCTGGCCGACCGCGTCGCCCCGCAGCGCAAGGAGCTCACGGACCTCTCCGTCCGCGACGGCATCCTGTTCGGCCTCGCCCAGGCCCTTGCCCTCATCCCCGGCGTCTCCCGCTCCGGCGGCACCATCACCGCCGGGCTGCTCATGGGGTACTCCCGCAAGGCCGCCGCCCGCTACGCCTTCCTGCTGGCCGTGCCCGCCGTCTTCGCCTCCGGGCTGTACAAGGCGGCGCAGGAGGTGCCCGCGCTGCTGAGCACCGACGGGCGCGCCGCCGCCGCGGCTGCGGGCGAGCCCTCGCTGCTGGCGATGATCCTCGCGACCCTCGTCGCCTTCGGCGTCGGCTTCGCGGTCATCGTGTGGTTCATGCGCGTCATCGAGAACCACTCGTACCTGATGTTCGTCGCGTACCGCGTGGTCGCCGGCCTGGTGCTGCTGGGCCTGTTGTGGTTCGGGGCGGTGGACCCGCTGGGCGGGGCCTGA
- the mshC gene encoding cysteine--1-D-myo-inosityl 2-amino-2-deoxy-alpha-D-glucopyranoside ligase, with protein MHSWTSPSISPLPASGVPLRLHDTRTGRTAPLVPLVPGRARLYVCGITPYDATHLGHAATYHATDLMRRALLDVGLEVEVAQNVTDVDDPLFERAGRDGVDWRELAASQTELFAEDMEALRIIAPETYRSVSEAMDDIITTVRTLRERGRAYPVQATDAAGAEGTDWYLDLSIDGALGDVSGWDEQQMLEVFAERGGDPEREGKRGTFDPLLWRAEREGEPAWEAGELGRGRPGWHVECVSIAEDALGLPFDVQAGGSDLIFPHHDLGAAHAIGTGRGFAAVYTHSGMVAYEGEKMSKSLGNLVFVHRLVRDGVDPMVVRLVLMAHHYRTDWAWTGAELELAATRLEAYRAAAARGGHHPGTVEALRGALREDLDTPAALTALDAWAEGATPEPDAAAEGPGDVAAATDALFGLTLRV; from the coding sequence GTGCATTCCTGGACCTCCCCGTCGATCTCGCCCCTTCCCGCCTCCGGTGTGCCGCTGAGGCTGCACGACACCCGGACCGGCCGCACGGCGCCCCTCGTCCCGCTCGTGCCCGGGCGGGCACGGCTGTACGTCTGCGGGATCACCCCGTACGACGCGACGCACCTGGGGCACGCGGCCACGTACCACGCCACCGACCTCATGCGCCGTGCCCTGCTGGACGTCGGCCTCGAGGTGGAGGTCGCCCAGAACGTCACCGACGTCGACGATCCGCTGTTCGAGCGCGCCGGCCGCGACGGGGTGGACTGGCGTGAGCTCGCCGCCTCGCAGACGGAGCTGTTCGCGGAGGACATGGAGGCGCTGCGGATCATCGCCCCGGAGACCTACCGCTCCGTGAGCGAGGCGATGGACGACATCATCACCACCGTGCGCACCCTGCGCGAACGGGGCCGTGCCTATCCCGTCCAGGCCACCGACGCCGCCGGCGCCGAGGGCACGGACTGGTACCTCGACCTGTCGATCGACGGCGCCCTCGGGGACGTCTCGGGCTGGGACGAGCAGCAGATGCTCGAGGTGTTCGCCGAGCGCGGCGGCGACCCCGAGCGCGAGGGCAAGCGCGGGACGTTCGACCCCCTGCTGTGGCGCGCCGAGCGCGAGGGCGAACCGGCCTGGGAGGCGGGGGAGCTCGGTCGGGGCCGGCCCGGCTGGCACGTGGAGTGCGTCTCCATCGCCGAGGACGCCCTGGGCCTGCCCTTCGACGTCCAGGCCGGCGGCAGCGACCTGATCTTCCCCCACCACGACCTCGGCGCCGCGCATGCGATCGGGACGGGGCGCGGTTTCGCCGCCGTCTACACCCACAGCGGCATGGTGGCGTACGAGGGCGAGAAGATGAGCAAGTCCCTCGGCAATCTCGTCTTCGTCCACCGCCTGGTGCGCGACGGCGTCGACCCGATGGTGGTCCGCCTGGTGCTCATGGCCCACCACTACCGCACCGACTGGGCCTGGACCGGGGCGGAGCTCGAGCTCGCCGCGACCCGCCTGGAGGCCTACCGCGCCGCCGCAGCGCGCGGAGGTCACCACCCGGGAACGGTCGAGGCACTGCGCGGCGCGCTGCGGGAGGACCTCGACACCCCCGCGGCGCTCACGGCCCTCGATGCCTGGGCCGAGGGCGCCACCCCGGAGCCGGATGCCGCCGCCGAGGGGCCCGGGGACGTCGCCGCCGCGACCGACGCGCTGTTCGGTCTCACGCTGCGCGTCTGA
- a CDS encoding PAC2 family protein: MSRIAITAFHGWNDAGEAASGVIEHLLEMWPSRPAGAVDAEEFIDFQVNRPEIRTTEEGLRVIDWPDTELRIVQPPRGPEIVTVLGPEPSVRWKRFCDEVLEQLQVLDVSSVISLGALLADSPHTRPLPVSADVEPGRAEKVDGSELYSGPIGVPTILARRTASAGMRTTSAWVQVPHYVSQNASPKAVLGLLREVQSLVSAPIPLGELVEDAEAWERGVDELARTDEDVAEYVRRLERAQDAAELPEASGEAIAEEFEQFLKRRRESE, from the coding sequence ATGAGTCGAATCGCCATCACCGCTTTCCACGGGTGGAACGACGCGGGAGAGGCCGCCAGCGGGGTGATCGAGCACCTGCTCGAGATGTGGCCCTCCCGTCCTGCCGGAGCGGTCGACGCCGAGGAGTTCATCGACTTCCAGGTCAATCGCCCCGAGATCCGCACCACCGAGGAGGGGTTGCGGGTGATCGACTGGCCGGACACCGAGCTGCGGATCGTGCAGCCCCCGCGCGGTCCCGAGATCGTCACGGTGCTGGGGCCCGAGCCTTCTGTGCGCTGGAAGCGCTTCTGCGACGAGGTGCTGGAGCAGCTGCAGGTGCTGGACGTGAGCTCCGTCATCTCTCTGGGCGCCCTGCTGGCCGATTCCCCGCACACCCGCCCGCTGCCGGTCTCGGCCGACGTCGAGCCCGGCAGGGCCGAGAAGGTGGACGGGAGCGAGCTGTACTCGGGGCCGATCGGGGTGCCGACGATCCTCGCCCGCCGCACCGCGAGCGCCGGGATGCGCACCACGAGCGCGTGGGTGCAGGTCCCGCACTACGTGTCCCAGAACGCCTCCCCGAAGGCGGTGCTGGGGCTGTTGAGGGAGGTGCAGTCCTTGGTCAGCGCCCCGATCCCCCTCGGTGAGCTGGTCGAGGACGCGGAGGCCTGGGAACGGGGGGTCGATGAGCTGGCCCGCACCGACGAGGACGTGGCGGAGTACGTGCGCCGGCTCGAGCGCGCTCAGGACGCGGCGGAGCTGCCGGAGGCCAGCGGTGAGGCGATCGCCGAGGAGTTCGAGCAGTTCCTGAAGCGACGGCGCGAGTCGGAGTGA
- a CDS encoding site-2 protease family protein has translation MKSPTLRLGALPPIKVSPGTLVTVLVLAVILYPGLGAGGSSPATGALLAFGIALFMILSVLVHEASHALSAHGFGAQVDHIALTLWGGHTQYRGEALGTVASMVISLSGPLANGVLAALTTGLGALSLPGTPADVFWTYGSILNIALGLFNLLPGLPMDGGRALEALLGGVLRDVLLGTRVTAWIGRVIAVAVVALPLWRILRDQGTGSLGLLTLLWAMLIAAMLWQGASRALQAATLQHRIRTLDAAALARPMHIVPPGQLLAELGSGSDLDTVLVLDRSAPRPGTVGHAYRIHPAAAEAVPVAQRGRTPVSAVAGSVGEMGLLDASLRGDALISAMLARPVPVYLVHESEGRPRGVIMSADVNGLLRGR, from the coding sequence ATGAAGAGCCCCACCCTGCGCCTGGGTGCGCTGCCCCCGATCAAGGTCAGCCCCGGAACCCTGGTCACGGTGCTCGTGCTCGCCGTCATCCTGTACCCGGGACTGGGCGCCGGCGGCTCCTCCCCGGCGACGGGGGCGCTGCTGGCGTTCGGCATCGCCCTGTTCATGATCCTCTCCGTCCTCGTCCACGAGGCCTCGCACGCCCTCAGCGCCCACGGCTTCGGCGCGCAGGTGGACCACATCGCCCTGACCCTGTGGGGCGGGCACACCCAGTACCGGGGCGAAGCCCTGGGCACCGTCGCCTCGATGGTGATCTCCCTGTCCGGTCCGCTGGCCAACGGGGTGCTGGCGGCGCTGACCACGGGCTTGGGCGCCCTGAGCCTCCCGGGCACCCCCGCGGACGTGTTCTGGACCTACGGCAGCATCCTGAACATCGCCCTGGGCCTGTTCAACCTGCTGCCGGGACTGCCGATGGACGGCGGGCGCGCCCTGGAGGCCCTGCTGGGCGGGGTGCTGCGAGACGTGCTGCTGGGCACCCGTGTGACCGCCTGGATCGGACGCGTCATCGCGGTCGCCGTGGTGGCGCTGCCCCTGTGGCGGATCCTGCGTGACCAGGGGACCGGCTCCCTGGGCCTGCTCACGCTGCTGTGGGCGATGCTGATCGCCGCGATGCTGTGGCAGGGAGCCTCGCGCGCCCTGCAGGCCGCGACCCTGCAGCATCGGATCCGGACACTCGACGCAGCGGCGCTGGCGCGCCCGATGCACATCGTCCCGCCCGGACAGCTGCTCGCGGAGCTCGGCTCCGGGTCGGATCTCGACACCGTGCTGGTCCTGGACCGCAGCGCGCCGCGGCCGGGGACCGTCGGCCACGCCTACCGCATCCACCCCGCCGCGGCGGAGGCAGTCCCCGTCGCGCAGCGCGGGCGGACCCCGGTCAGCGCCGTCGCCGGCTCCGTGGGCGAGATGGGCCTGCTGGACGCCTCCCTGCGCGGCGACGCACTGATCTCGGCGATGCTCGCCCGCCCCGTGCCCGTGTACCTCGTCCATGAGTCCGAGGGACGGCCGCGCGGCGTGATCATGAGCGCCGACGTCAACGGTCTTCTGCGCGGACGGTGA